The Blautia hydrogenotrophica DSM 10507 genome window below encodes:
- a CDS encoding (2Fe-2S)-binding protein, translating into MRIQIEVNGKMISQEVPADLLLIDFLREHGCYSVKRGCETANCGLCTVFLDERPVLSCSVLAARADGHKVCTLEGLQEEAAEFGAFIADQGAEQCGFCNPGMIMNALALFRENPEPTEEEIKEYLAGNLCRCSGYEGQLRGIQAFLEYKKGAKL; encoded by the coding sequence ATGAGAATTCAAATAGAAGTCAATGGAAAGATGATTTCCCAGGAAGTGCCGGCAGATTTACTGCTGATTGATTTTCTGAGAGAGCATGGCTGCTACAGTGTAAAGCGGGGCTGCGAGACAGCGAACTGTGGACTTTGTACAGTTTTTTTGGATGAGAGGCCGGTTCTGTCCTGTTCTGTGCTGGCGGCCAGGGCAGACGGGCATAAAGTCTGTACTTTGGAAGGGCTTCAGGAGGAAGCGGCGGAGTTTGGAGCTTTTATTGCTGACCAGGGGGCGGAACAGTGCGGGTTTTGCAATCCGGGCATGATTATGAACGCCCTGGCGCTGTTTCGGGAAAATCCAGAGCCTACCGAGGAGGAAATCAAGGAATATCTGGCAGGAAATCTCTGCCGTTGTTCCGGCTATGAGGGACAGCTCAGAGGAATTCAGGCATTTTTGGAATATAAAAAGGGGGCGAAGCTATGA
- a CDS encoding nucleotidyltransferase family protein, whose translation MRLNLIYLAAGNSRRFGENKLLFQIRGKPLYRYGLERLMEICERYPQWKLTVVTQYEEIYREVRRLPVWAVFSPKSRQGISHSIRAGILEGSGEEGKGGFVFFVADQPWMSSETLEGFLKAVEEKKPLLGCISYRGCAGNPVYFSESMREELLALRGEQGGRTILKGKEAQTFFYEAASERELEDLDYRPEETLAFLR comes from the coding sequence ATGAGACTGAATTTGATCTATCTGGCAGCAGGAAACAGCCGGCGTTTCGGAGAAAACAAGCTGCTTTTCCAGATACGGGGAAAACCCTTATACCGTTATGGACTGGAACGTCTGATGGAAATCTGCGAAAGATATCCCCAGTGGAAGCTGACGGTCGTTACCCAATATGAAGAAATTTACAGGGAAGTGAGACGGCTGCCGGTTTGGGCGGTGTTTTCACCCAAAAGCCGGCAGGGGATTTCCCATTCCATCCGGGCAGGGATTTTGGAAGGCTCGGGAGAGGAGGGTAAGGGAGGCTTCGTCTTTTTTGTGGCGGACCAGCCCTGGATGAGCAGTGAGACTTTGGAAGGCTTTTTAAAGGCAGTGGAGGAAAAAAAGCCGCTGCTTGGCTGTATCAGCTATCGGGGCTGTGCCGGCAATCCCGTCTATTTTTCAGAGAGTATGAGGGAGGAACTCTTGGCTTTGAGAGGAGAACAGGGAGGAAGGACGATCTTAAAAGGAAAGGAAGCGCAGACTTTTTTCTACGAAGCGGCGTCAGAAAGAGAACTGGAGGATTTGGATTATCGGCCTGAGGAAACGCTTGCATTTTTGCGGTAA
- a CDS encoding FAD binding domain-containing protein, producing MLKIKEYVKVKSLSQAYELNQKKNNKIIGGMLWLKMGNRRIQTAIDLSELGLDKIEETEQEFVIGSMVTLRELETHPGFCVYTKGAARDSVKDIVGVQFRNLATVGGSLYGRFGFSDVLTFFLALDTQVELYHAGRVSLEEFSGMPKDRDILVRVIVKKHSLACTYLAHRNTRTDFPVLACALSVDEREGKIVVGARPSKAVMWKMTSEEAKKLREGKLTDGEKEAMFERVSGETVLGSNMRASREYREHLLGVLMERGLDALNQEAQGGEQA from the coding sequence ATGCTAAAAATTAAGGAATATGTAAAAGTAAAGAGCCTCTCACAGGCTTATGAATTGAATCAAAAGAAAAATAACAAGATTATCGGGGGAATGTTGTGGCTGAAGATGGGAAACCGGAGGATACAGACAGCCATTGACCTGTCGGAACTAGGATTGGACAAGATTGAGGAGACAGAACAAGAATTCGTCATCGGATCTATGGTTACTCTGCGGGAGCTGGAGACACATCCAGGTTTTTGTGTCTACACGAAGGGGGCAGCTAGGGACAGTGTCAAGGACATTGTAGGGGTTCAGTTTCGAAATCTGGCGACTGTGGGAGGCAGCCTGTACGGAAGATTTGGGTTTTCGGATGTCTTAACTTTTTTTCTGGCTTTGGATACTCAGGTAGAGCTTTACCATGCCGGCAGGGTTTCGTTGGAAGAATTTTCCGGGATGCCTAAAGATCGGGATATTTTGGTGCGCGTGATTGTAAAAAAACACTCATTGGCCTGTACGTATTTGGCGCACCGGAATACCAGGACGGATTTTCCGGTTTTGGCCTGCGCGCTGTCTGTGGATGAACGGGAAGGAAAAATTGTGGTGGGGGCAAGGCCCTCCAAGGCAGTGATGTGGAAGATGACATCTGAGGAGGCGAAAAAGCTGAGAGAGGGAAAACTTACTGACGGCGAGAAAGAGGCTATGTTTGAGAGAGTGAGCGGAGAGACCGTCCTCGGGTCTAACATGAGGGCAAGCAGAGAATACCGGGAACATCTGCTGGGAGTGTTGATGGAGAGAGGGCTGGACGCATTGAATCAGGAAGCTCAGGGAGGTGAACAGGCATGA
- a CDS encoding xanthine dehydrogenase family protein molybdopterin-binding subunit, whose translation MRTVNQPIRKKDAMSLVTGQPVFLDDVTGKDCLVVKVLRSPHANAMVQSVRTEAAKKVEGIVAVYTWEDVPRERFTMAGQTYPEPSPYDRLILDRHVRYVGDPVAIVAGENEVCVDQALKKIKVTYEVLPAVLDFHQSKDGEILVHPEEDWKALCSVGADNKRNLCASGSSGEGDVEQVLQDCEVVVEGTYHTKANQQAMMETFRTYCCLDAYGRLNVLSSTQIVFHVRRILSNALGIPKSQIRVTKPRIGGGFGAKQTVVSEIYPAFVTWMTKRPSKMIFSRKESQIASSPRHEMEVTVRIGADRDGTIRAMDVYTLSNTGAYGEHGPTTVGLSGHKSIPLYGSLEAHRFSYDVVYTNRMSAGAYRGYGATQGIFAVETAVNELAEKLGMDPVRLREKNMVREGQVMPAYYGEQTNSCALDRCMARAKEMIGWDEKYPCRDMGNGKVRSVGVAMAMQGSGISGVDVGSASVRLDDGGGYTLTIGSADMGTGCDTILSQMAAENLECSVEEISVYAADTDVSPYDSGSYASSTTYVTGRAVQQACEKLRQSMCRAAALFLDAQEEQIQFDGSQFVDLSTGTSMSRKELADQGMSGSRESLEATVTHSSPVSPPPFMVGMVEIELDKLTGSVEILDYVAVVDCGTVVNPNLARVQTEGGLVQGIGMALYEDIQYTATGKMRNNSFMQYKIPTRLDLGRLRVEFESSYEPTGPFGAKSIGEIVINTPSPALVHAIANATGLWFHELPVTSEKIAMGLKKK comes from the coding sequence ATGAGGACGGTCAATCAGCCAATCAGGAAAAAGGACGCGATGTCTTTGGTGACAGGACAGCCTGTGTTTTTGGATGATGTAACAGGAAAGGACTGTCTGGTTGTGAAGGTTCTGAGAAGTCCTCATGCCAACGCCATGGTTCAGTCCGTCCGCACCGAAGCAGCGAAGAAGGTGGAGGGGATTGTGGCTGTCTATACCTGGGAAGATGTGCCGAGGGAAAGATTTACGATGGCTGGCCAGACTTATCCGGAACCAAGCCCCTATGACAGGCTGATTTTAGACAGACATGTGCGGTACGTGGGGGATCCGGTGGCTATTGTGGCAGGAGAAAATGAAGTCTGTGTAGACCAAGCTTTGAAAAAGATCAAAGTGACCTATGAGGTGCTTCCGGCAGTTCTGGATTTTCACCAGTCGAAAGACGGTGAAATTTTGGTGCACCCCGAAGAGGACTGGAAAGCGCTGTGCTCTGTAGGGGCGGATAATAAGAGGAATCTGTGTGCCAGCGGCTCCTCTGGTGAAGGAGACGTGGAGCAGGTGCTGCAGGACTGTGAGGTGGTGGTAGAGGGGACTTACCACACCAAAGCCAATCAGCAGGCGATGATGGAGACTTTTCGAACCTACTGTTGTCTCGATGCCTATGGGAGGCTGAATGTGTTAAGCTCCACACAGATTGTCTTTCATGTGCGCCGGATTCTCTCCAACGCGTTGGGAATCCCCAAGTCCCAAATCCGAGTGACAAAACCGAGAATCGGAGGAGGTTTTGGGGCGAAGCAGACTGTCGTCTCGGAGATTTATCCAGCCTTTGTAACCTGGATGACCAAGAGGCCGTCAAAGATGATTTTCAGCAGGAAGGAGTCTCAGATCGCTTCTTCACCCCGCCACGAGATGGAGGTGACTGTGCGCATAGGTGCGGACAGAGATGGTACAATCCGGGCAATGGATGTATATACGTTGTCAAATACAGGGGCGTACGGAGAGCACGGTCCCACGACGGTGGGATTGAGTGGTCATAAATCCATCCCTTTGTACGGAAGTCTGGAGGCACACCGATTCTCCTATGACGTGGTCTATACGAATCGGATGTCTGCGGGAGCTTACCGGGGATATGGAGCTACGCAGGGAATTTTTGCCGTGGAGACAGCAGTCAATGAGTTGGCCGAGAAGCTTGGCATGGACCCTGTGAGGCTCAGGGAAAAGAACATGGTCCGGGAAGGACAGGTGATGCCTGCCTACTACGGGGAACAGACGAACAGCTGTGCGCTGGACCGCTGTATGGCAAGGGCCAAGGAGATGATCGGCTGGGATGAAAAATACCCTTGCAGAGATATGGGAAACGGTAAAGTGCGAAGTGTGGGCGTGGCGATGGCAATGCAGGGCTCAGGAATTTCTGGTGTGGATGTGGGCTCCGCCTCTGTGCGTCTTGACGATGGAGGCGGCTATACACTGACCATCGGCTCCGCAGATATGGGGACAGGATGTGACACGATATTGTCCCAGATGGCCGCGGAGAATTTGGAGTGTTCTGTGGAGGAGATCTCCGTGTATGCCGCGGACACCGATGTCTCTCCTTATGACTCAGGTTCCTATGCGTCCAGCACCACTTATGTGACAGGCAGGGCAGTTCAGCAGGCTTGTGAAAAGCTGCGACAGAGTATGTGTCGGGCAGCCGCGCTTTTTTTGGATGCGCAGGAGGAACAGATTCAGTTTGACGGCAGCCAGTTCGTGGACTTGTCTACGGGAACGTCGATGTCAAGAAAAGAGTTGGCGGATCAAGGAATGAGCGGCAGCCGGGAGTCCTTAGAGGCGACTGTCACGCACAGTTCTCCAGTGTCGCCTCCGCCGTTTATGGTAGGAATGGTGGAGATTGAGTTGGATAAGCTGACAGGGTCTGTGGAGATTTTAGACTATGTGGCCGTGGTGGACTGCGGTACCGTGGTGAATCCCAATCTGGCGAGAGTACAGACGGAAGGTGGGCTGGTCCAGGGAATTGGAATGGCTCTGTATGAGGATATTCAGTATACGGCAACGGGGAAAATGCGGAACAACTCTTTTATGCAGTATAAGATTCCCACACGCTTGGATTTGGGAAGACTGCGGGTGGAGTTCGAGAGCAGTTATGAACCGACGGGGCCGTTTGGGGCGAAATCCATCGGTGAGATTGTAATCAATACGCCTTCTCCTGCACTGGTTCATGCGATCGCAAATGCCACAGGACTGTGGTTTCATGAGTTGCCTGTCACCAGCGAGAAAATCGCTATGGGGCTGAAGAAAAAATGA